The Amycolatopsis sp. DG1A-15b genome contains the following window.
GCACGGTCGACCAGATGTTGCGGCCCTCCCCGACATACCGGGCGACCCCGCTTTCGCGGGCCTGCCTGGCGAGGACGGGGACTTGCAGGCTGTCGCGGGACATGCCCCGGCCGTGCCCGTAGATGAGGGAGTTGCACAGCACCACCGAGCGCACCTCGCGGCTCGCCGCGTCCAGGACGAACCGGTCGAGTGCGACACGGGCGACCTTCTTTTCGATGGGTCTCCAGCCAGAGCCGGGGGCGATGACCTCCTCGGTGTACACCTCGTCGGCGACGGCACCGCGCGAGTCGGTGCTGACGACGGTGGACCCGCTCGTGTGCACCAGCGGACGACCGGTGCCGGCCAGCCCTTCGACGAGCGCCTCGACGGCTCCCCGGTGATCACTGCTGGCGGCGTTGACCACGGCGTCGGCCTCGCGGGCGCGCGCGGTGAGCAGTGCGGCGTCGTCGAGCGTGCCGATGACGGGGTTGATGCCGCGCCGCTCCAGCTCGCGAGCCTTGTCCTCGCTACGGACGAGACCGTCGACCCGATGTCCTGAGCGCAGGAGCAGATCGGCGACCGAACCCCCGATGTAGCCGGTGGTCCCGGTGATGAAGACGCGCATGTGATGTTCCGATCCGGTAGGCGCGTTCGCGCGTATGGCTGTGGTGAGGCGGGAGAAGGGAGGCCGTCAGTCCAGCGGCCAGGGCCGGGCGGTGGCGCCGAGCCGGTTCCAGGCGTTGATCACGGTGATGGTCCAGATCAGCTCGGCGAGCTCGACCTCGGTGAACTCGGCGGCCGCCCGGCCGAACACCTCGTCGGTGACGGGGCCGTCGACGAGCCGGGTCGCCGCCTCGGTCAGCTCGAGTGCCGCCCGTTCACGGTCGGTGAAGAACGGCGTCTCGCGCCACACCGGCAGCGCGTAGAGCCGCTGCTCGGTCTCACCACCGGTACGCGCGTCCTTGGTGTGCATGTCGACGCAGTAGGCGCAGCCGTTGAGCTGGGAAGCGCGCGCTCGCACCAGTTCCAGCAGCGCGGGCTCCAGGCTGACCTTGCGGGAGGCCGCGTCGAGCGAGTTGAGCGCGCGGTTGATGTGCGGTGCCAGCTTGTCGACGGGGAGTCGTACGGCGTTCATGGTTCTCTCTTTCGTTGGGGTGTCAGCGGTTCGCGGGAGTCGACGGCCGGTCGATGATGGTGACCTCGCCGTCGCGGAGGGTGCGGTACGGAACTCCTTCGCGGTCGTAGCGCTCGACGACGCGCTCGATGGGCTCGCTCTCGGGGATCGGAGAGCGGTAGTGGGGGACGAAGGCGTAGTCCAAGAGACCGAGCCCTTCCCAGATCGCCGGCAGGTCGTAGGCGGTGACGGTGTCCGCGGGGTCGTCGACGAGTTCGAGGCCGCGGAGGCTGGGCGACAGGACGCAGGCGCCCGCGCTCCAGCCCGCGTAGACGACGGCGTCGCGCCGGAGCAGGCCGGGCAGGATCCCGTCGGCGCCGCTGAGGGCCATCGCCAGCCGCAGGACGAACGGGTTGCCGCCGTGGACCCAGATGACCCCGAAGCCGGACAAGCGCTCCGCGAGTCCTTTCGAAGCACCGAAATGGTCACGTAAGTCCACTTCGGACACTGAGTAGCCACGGTCGCGAAGCAGTGCAACCTCGCGGCCGGTGGCCTGCCGTCTCGCCGGACCCGGGAGGGCGTCCAGCGCGTTGCCGATGACGGCCGCGGTCCGGACGTCGCCGGCGAGGTCGTCCAGAAGTTCGGGGGCGTCCCCGAGTTTCCAGGAGGAAAGGAACAAACGCATGGGCCTGCTCTCGTGAGAAGGGGAAGGGTCAGGCGAAGACGGTGAGGACGATCTTTCCGGCGGCATGGCCCGCTTCGCCGATTTCGGGGGCCTTGGCCGCCTGTGCCAACGACAAGCCAGTGTCGATGCGGACCCGCAGTCGCCCGGCTTCGGTGATCATGAAGACGGAACGGAGTCCGAGAGACCGGGCCTCGGCGGGTGAGGCCGGTAGTCCAGGATCATCGTTCCGGAGCTGAAGGCCGCCGTCGTCGCGAGACGCCACGAGGTCGAATCGATGCCCGCGCGGAACAGGCGTTTGCCGCATCCGACGATCACGGGATGCA
Protein-coding sequences here:
- a CDS encoding NAD-dependent epimerase/dehydratase family protein, whose protein sequence is MRVFITGTTGYIGGSVADLLLRSGHRVDGLVRSEDKARELERRGINPVIGTLDDAALLTARAREADAVVNAASSDHRGAVEALVEGLAGTGRPLVHTSGSTVVSTDSRGAVADEVYTEEVIAPGSGWRPIEKKVARVALDRFVLDAASREVRSVVLCNSLIYGHGRGMSRDSLQVPVLARQARESGVARYVGEGRNIWSTVHIDDLTDLYLRALTDAPAGSFYFVENGEASFRDIAAAIARKFGLGPAEAWDTDDAVAHWGEELTLYVLASNSRIRGRASAGLGWRPAHASVLDWIQDDLD
- a CDS encoding carboxymuconolactone decarboxylase family protein, whose amino-acid sequence is MNAVRLPVDKLAPHINRALNSLDAASRKVSLEPALLELVRARASQLNGCAYCVDMHTKDARTGGETEQRLYALPVWRETPFFTDRERAALELTEAATRLVDGPVTDEVFGRAAAEFTEVELAELIWTITVINAWNRLGATARPWPLD
- a CDS encoding Type 1 glutamine amidotransferase-like domain-containing protein → MRLFLSSWKLGDAPELLDDLAGDVRTAAVIGNALDALPGPARRQATGREVALLRDRGYSVSEVDLRDHFGASKGLAERLSGFGVIWVHGGNPFVLRLAMALSGADGILPGLLRRDAVVYAGWSAGACVLSPSLRGLELVDDPADTVTAYDLPAIWEGLGLLDYAFVPHYRSPIPESEPIERVVERYDREGVPYRTLRDGEVTIIDRPSTPANR
- a CDS encoding zinc-binding dehydrogenase, whose protein sequence is MITEAGRLRVRIDTGLSLAQAAKAPEIGEAGHAAGKIVLTVFA